In Silene latifolia isolate original U9 population chromosome X, ASM4854445v1, whole genome shotgun sequence, the following proteins share a genomic window:
- the LOC141620152 gene encoding uncharacterized protein LOC141620152 has translation MTNGAKTSGTKIIEPIPSTSPLYLHPSESLTLSLSQIKFDGENYDLWADVVRHGLDAKNKMAFVEGTIKQPKAESNGEESLESVAWRQCSAMVKSWLRNVIDVKLHPNIAFTGTVPEIWKELNDRFATGNAPRVHQLKSELSDCKQGKDQSVVEYYTQLKALWDELATYSRIPQCTCGAAAAILKEREDEKVHQFLMGLDSSLYGNVRSNLLMEDDITSLSRAYSLILREERHRAITKSKVMEISEAAMAARTPSNGNRVNGHVANRDKTEEEPTPPHCNYCNKDWHIEENCFEKHGYPTHGRGRGRRGGRGRGGRGRGSDYQVANSTSHAEQGESSKQTVQNLTSDELVALRSLLSTKGDNSKKLKGTINTHVVEWLLDSGASHHMTGKRELLKNIWDPSTRTQIGRGEHKDGVYVMKIGREEAASKVTPSRHPTTKWRVERKHRHILEKARTLLFHANLPKYFWGECVMTAAFLINRTPTKLLNNRTLYEVLYGEKPVLDNVRVFGCLAYAHNKDKPKDKFNERGKRCIFVGYPYSKKGWKLYDLKKRIVFESRDVSFYEHVFSFYDNSAVQDDHNVTQAPDSNDMGIIDTHLDDPSTIVNPTIIHVEDNNESETHGEYGG, from the exons ATGACGAACGGAGCTAAGACGAGTGGAACTAAAATAATTGAACCGATTCCATCAACCTCCCCACTATATCTTCATCCGTCAGAAAGTCTGACTTTGTCATTgtctcaaataaaatttgatgGTGAAAATTACGACCTTTGGGCTGATGTGGTTCGCCATGGACTCGACGCCAAAAATAAGATGGCTTTTGTCGAAGGTACCATTAAGCAACCAAAGGCCGAGAGCAATGGTGAAGAAAGTCTCGAAAGTGTGGCATGGCGCCAATGCAGCGCCATGGTTAAATCCTGGTTACGAAACGTTATTGATGTGAAACTTCACCCGAACATTGCTTTCACGGGTACTGTACCAGAAATATGGAAAGAATTGAATGATCGTTTCGCAACCGGGAACGCACCGCGTGTGCATCAATTGAAGAGTGAACTTAGCGACTGTAAACAAGGAAAGGATCAATCAGTCGTTGAGTATTACACCCAACTCAAAGCCTTATGGGATGAATTAGCTACATACAGTCGGATTCCTCAGTGCACGTGCGGAGCTGCTGCCGCTATACTCAAAGAGCgcgaggacgaaaaggttcatcAATTCCTCATGGGCCTCGACTCAAGTCTCTATGGTAATGTTCGTTCTAATTTATTAATGGAAGATGACATTACTTCGTTAAGCCGTGCATACTCCTTGATATTGCGTGAAGAAAGACATCGAGCTATCACAAAATCGAAGGTTATGGAGATAAGCGAAGCAGCCATGGCAGCAAGAACTCCGAGTAATGGAAACCGTGTCAATGGACATGTCGCAAACAGGGACAAAACTGAAGAAGAGCCGACTCCACCACACTGTAATTATTGCAATAAGGATTGGCATATTGAAGAGAATTGTTTCGAGAAGCATGGTTACCCTACTCATGGAAGAGGTCGTGGAAGACGCGGAGGTAGAGGCCGCGGAGGccgtggcagaggaagcgattaTCAAGTCGCTAATTCCACCTCGCACGCAGAACAAGGAGAATCAAGCAAACAAACGGTTCAGAATCTGACAAGTGACGAGTTGGTTGCCTTACGAAGCCTCTTGAGCACTAAAGGTGATAATAGTAAGAAATTAAAAGGTACGATTAATACTCATGTTGTAGAATGGTTACTCGATAGCGGTGCTTCTCACCATATGACAGGAAAAAGGGAACTACTCAAGAATATATGG GACCCGTCTACGAGGACTcagattggacggggtgagcataAAGATGGGGTTTACGTTATGAAGATTGGTCGAGAGGAAGCTGCGTCTAAGGTCACG CCAAGTCgacaccccacaacaaaatggagggTGGAAAGGAAACATCGACACATTTTAGAAAAGGCAAGAACTCTTCTTTTCCATGCCAACCTACCCAAATATTTTTGGGGCGAGTGTGTTATGACTGCTGCATTTTTGATTAACCGAACTCCTACTAAATTACTCAATAATCGAACCCTATATGAAGTCTTGTATGGAGAGAAGCCCGTGTTAGATAATGTTCGTGTTTTCGGTTGTCTTGCTTATGCTCACAATAAAGATAAACCGAAAGATAAGTTCAATGAGCGGGGCAAGCGTTGTATTTTCGTTGGTTATCCATATAGTAAAAAGGGGTGgaaattatatgatttaaagaaACGTATTGTTTTTGAGTCACGAGATGTGTCTTTCTACGAACACGTCTTTTCATTTTATGACAATTCCGCTGTGCAAGACGATCATAATGTGACTCAGGCGCCTGACAGTAATGACATGGGTATTATTGATACACACTTAGACGATCCATCGACTATTGTTAATCCAACGATCATACATGTTGAAGATAATAATGAAAGTGAGACTCATGGGGAGTACGGAGGATGA